One window of Vicia villosa cultivar HV-30 ecotype Madison, WI unplaced genomic scaffold, Vvil1.0 ctg.000893F_1_1, whole genome shotgun sequence genomic DNA carries:
- the LOC131632019 gene encoding uncharacterized protein LOC131632019, whose amino-acid sequence MDLSLEGHQFTWTKSRGTDHALEERLDRALVNPSWFDFFLDAKLLNLIATHSDHNPILLACEQIQQRRKMFSFRFENSWLKEEGIEDVVTRGWQKGHRQNLIHCIGTCAGELGTWNRLRGKNHKERLAECLATMDCYRDAQDTVSSSRYLEAQKEYNKLIVSDEIFWK is encoded by the coding sequence atggacctttctttggAAGGTCACCAATTTACATGGACTAAAAGCCGAGGTACAGACCATGCGTTGGAAGAACGTCTTGATAGAGCTCTTGTTAACCCCAGTTGGTTTGACTTTTTTCTTGACGCGAAATTACTCAACTTGATCGCGACTCATTCGGATCATAATCCGATTCTTTTAGCTTGCGAACAAATCCAGCAGCGCCGCAAGATGTTCTCTTTTAGATTTGAAAACAGTTGGCTCAAGGAGGAGGGGATTGAGGATGTTGTTACTCGCGGTTGGCAGAAAGGTCACAGGCAGAACTTAATACATTGCATTGGTACGTGTGCTGGTGAGCTTGGGACTTGGAACAGACTGAGAGGTAAAAACCATAAAGAGAGATTAGCTGAATGTTTAGCTACTATGGATTGCTATAGAGATGCTCAGGATACGGTTTCGTCGTCTCGGTATCTAGAAGCTCAAAAGGAATATAATAAACTGATTGTTAGTGATGAAATTTTTTGGAAATAG